The following coding sequences lie in one Flavobacterium sediminis genomic window:
- a CDS encoding peptidylprolyl isomerase, producing the protein MRITKHFTIYFLLLTSLLIAQNKEEGLFAEIKTNQGTILLSLDFKKTPVTVANFVSLAEGKNDFVDEKLKGKPFYDGLKFHRVIANFMIQGGDPDGTGAGGPGYNFTDEITDLTHEGPGILSMANAGANTNGSQFFITHKETPWLDGKHTVFGHVVEGQDVVDKIKQGDVIEKITIIKKGKEAKKFKAEKVFKAYMKDKEAEDKRIAALNDKSRENFAKVQEEKRKKQVALEEQRKKNKKLRSVPFVQKNRFTSLI; encoded by the coding sequence ATGAGAATTACAAAACACTTTACCATTTACTTCTTATTGCTGACGTCATTATTGATAGCACAAAATAAAGAAGAGGGATTATTTGCTGAAATTAAAACGAATCAAGGAACTATCTTACTATCATTAGATTTCAAGAAAACACCTGTCACAGTTGCTAACTTTGTTAGTTTAGCTGAAGGAAAAAATGATTTTGTAGACGAAAAATTAAAAGGAAAACCTTTTTATGACGGACTAAAATTTCATCGTGTTATTGCTAACTTTATGATTCAGGGTGGTGATCCGGATGGAACCGGTGCCGGCGGTCCCGGTTACAATTTTACAGATGAAATTACCGATCTGACTCATGAAGGTCCCGGAATTTTATCCATGGCAAATGCCGGTGCAAATACAAACGGAAGTCAGTTTTTTATTACTCACAAGGAAACACCTTGGCTTGATGGAAAACACACCGTTTTCGGACATGTAGTAGAAGGACAAGATGTTGTTGATAAGATCAAACAAGGAGATGTGATTGAGAAAATCACAATTATCAAAAAAGGTAAAGAAGCTAAAAAATTCAAAGCCGAAAAAGTATTCAAGGCTTATATGAAAGATAAAGAAGCTGAAGACAAAAGAATTGCAGCTCTTAATGACAAAAGCAGAGAGAATTTTGCTAAAGTACAGGAAGAGAAAAGAAAAAAACAAGTAGCACTAGAGGAACAAAGAAAAAAGAACAAGAAGCTAAGATCAGTGCCATTTGTACAGAAAAATCGGTTTACTTCGCTCATCTAA
- a CDS encoding peptidylprolyl isomerase yields MRNIKKAFIALATSLILFSCNEKYADLKDGLYADIQTSKGDILVQLEFEKAPITVANFVSLAEGKNPFVEEIFKGKPFYDGLLFHRVLSNFMIQGGDPNGDGSGGPGYKFKDEFHEDLKHDAPGILSMANSGPDTNGSQFFITHKETPWLDRVHTVFGHVVEGQDVVNAIVQDDVIEKISIIRKGNEAKKFDAVKIFKDYYSIEAENQKKAAEALEEIKKEQVVKINALKMSGTKTSSGLVYKIEKGEGKKPNNGQEVYIQYSGFLTNGELFDSSVEAIAEKFGKLNPRKAAANAYQPLPFNYGTKQGLIPGFIEALDLLSFGDKGTFYIPAILGYGAQGSGNVIPPNADIVFEIELLENLPNQ; encoded by the coding sequence ATGAGAAACATTAAAAAAGCATTTATTGCATTGGCTACTTCGTTAATTCTGTTTTCATGTAACGAAAAGTATGCCGATTTAAAGGATGGTTTATATGCTGACATCCAAACTTCAAAAGGAGACATTCTCGTTCAATTAGAATTTGAAAAAGCACCTATTACAGTTGCTAACTTTGTTTCCTTAGCAGAAGGTAAAAACCCTTTCGTAGAAGAAATATTCAAAGGAAAACCTTTTTATGACGGACTACTGTTTCACCGTGTTCTTTCAAATTTCATGATTCAGGGTGGTGATCCTAACGGTGATGGTTCCGGCGGTCCGGGATACAAATTCAAAGATGAATTCCATGAGGATCTAAAACATGATGCTCCCGGAATTTTATCCATGGCTAATTCCGGTCCGGATACAAACGGTAGTCAGTTCTTTATCACCCATAAAGAAACTCCTTGGTTAGATCGTGTACACACCGTTTTCGGTCATGTTGTAGAAGGACAAGATGTTGTCAATGCTATTGTACAAGACGATGTTATCGAAAAAATAAGCATCATCCGAAAAGGAAACGAAGCTAAAAAATTTGATGCCGTAAAAATATTTAAAGATTACTACAGTATTGAAGCTGAAAACCAGAAGAAAGCTGCTGAAGCATTAGAAGAGATAAAAAAAGAACAAGTTGTAAAGATCAACGCATTAAAAATGAGCGGCACCAAAACAAGTTCCGGTTTGGTCTACAAGATTGAAAAAGGCGAAGGAAAAAAACCGAATAACGGACAGGAAGTCTATATTCAATATTCCGGTTTTTTAACTAATGGAGAACTGTTTGATTCGAGTGTAGAAGCAATAGCTGAGAAATTCGGAAAGTTAAACCCTAGAAAAGCTGCCGCTAATGCCTACCAGCCTTTACCTTTTAATTACGGCACAAAACAAGGATTGATCCCTGGGTTCATTGAGGCATTGGATTTGCTTTCTTTCGGAGACAAAGGAACCTTTTACATTCCGGCGATCTTAGGTTATGGCGCACAGGGTTCCGGAAATGTTATTCCGCCTAACGCAGATATCGTATTTGAAATTGAATTATTAGAAAATCTTCCAAATCAATAA
- the gldI gene encoding gliding motility-associated peptidyl-prolyl isomerase GldI, translated as MKIILKSIALGFLVAACSQQQARKPISHTDGTFIKESIERNKKLIANEEKLIEDIIKKDTLKEYLASSKGYWYKYDVKVTDATSSPQRGDIAFFDYEIKDIRNQIIYSEEELKPQKYYVDKEHIMMGLRDGIKLMKKGEKITFLFPSHMGYGYHGDDNKIHSNQPLICTVTLNDIQKDTIH; from the coding sequence ATGAAAATTATTTTAAAATCAATTGCTCTTGGTTTCCTAGTCGCTGCTTGTTCACAACAGCAAGCAAGAAAGCCGATCTCCCATACTGACGGGACTTTTATAAAAGAATCTATTGAGCGAAACAAAAAATTAATTGCCAACGAAGAAAAACTGATCGAAGATATCATAAAAAAAGACACATTAAAAGAATACTTAGCCTCTTCAAAAGGCTATTGGTATAAATATGATGTTAAAGTAACGGATGCAACATCAAGTCCGCAGCGAGGAGATATCGCGTTTTTTGACTATGAAATAAAAGATATCCGAAATCAGATCATCTATTCTGAAGAAGAACTCAAACCTCAAAAATATTATGTCGATAAGGAACATATTATGATGGGACTTCGTGACGGGATTAAATTGATGAAAAAAGGAGAAAAAATAACTTTTCTTTTTCCGTCACACATGGGATACGGTTATCACGGAGACGATAATAAAATCCATTCGAACCAGCCTTTGATCTGTACGGTTACCCTGAATGATATTCAAAAAGATACGATCCATTAA